A window from Leifsonia shinshuensis encodes these proteins:
- a CDS encoding SDR family oxidoreductase — MTAPSTARNVLITGGATGIGLGIAEAFLDARDRVAITTNASPVPEHVAGRVVAERMDVTDSAQVKAAVARIGEALGGRIDVLVNNAGGLVARRPLEDADDEHWHHVIELNLSSVFYVIRAALPAMAEGGRIVNISSLAAHNGGGQGASAYAAAKAGVEGLTRALAKELGPRGIAVSAVAPGLILETPFHERFTPKADQRATIAATPLRRAGTPADVAAATMYLASEAGGFASGTVVAVNGAAAFH, encoded by the coding sequence ATGACCGCACCCTCCACCGCACGAAACGTCCTGATCACCGGAGGCGCGACCGGAATCGGCCTGGGCATCGCCGAGGCGTTCCTGGACGCGCGCGACCGCGTGGCGATCACGACCAACGCCTCGCCCGTGCCCGAGCACGTGGCCGGGCGGGTCGTCGCCGAGCGGATGGATGTCACCGACAGCGCTCAGGTGAAAGCGGCCGTGGCGCGGATAGGCGAGGCGCTCGGGGGCAGGATCGACGTGCTCGTCAACAACGCCGGCGGCCTCGTCGCACGTCGTCCCCTGGAGGACGCGGACGACGAGCACTGGCACCACGTGATCGAACTCAATCTCTCCAGCGTCTTCTACGTCATCCGCGCGGCCCTGCCCGCGATGGCCGAGGGCGGCCGCATCGTGAACATCTCGTCTCTGGCGGCGCACAACGGAGGCGGCCAGGGAGCTTCGGCCTACGCTGCGGCCAAGGCCGGCGTCGAGGGCCTCACCCGCGCTCTAGCGAAGGAACTGGGGCCACGGGGGATCGCCGTCTCCGCTGTAGCCCCTGGCCTCATCCTCGAGACGCCGTTCCATGAGCGCTTCACCCCGAAAGCCGACCAGCGTGCCACCATAGCCGCCACGCCACTTCGCCGAGCCGGCACACCCGCCGATGTCGCCGCGGCGACGATGTACCTCGCGTCGGAGGCAGGCGGCTTCGCGTCGGGAACAGTGGTCGCGGTCAACGGCGCTGCCGCCTTCCACTGA
- a CDS encoding SDR family oxidoreductase, which yields MTASGARVLVAGAAGGVGRAVARAAAADGATVLLLGRDRSRLEEVRADVAAVGETAHVAVADTTSAPQLNDAVSSLRHDAGGIDVVVNAVGVNLKGRRLDQLEIAGWRSVLESNLDSAFLLTQAVLPGFRADGGGLLIHISSVAALVPDMSGAAYQASKAGLAALARATALEAGADGVRVTTISPGLIDTDFVRHRPTAPTPDELAGALRPEDLADLCLAVIRLPARATVSDIVVRPSAR from the coding sequence ATGACCGCATCCGGAGCCCGAGTGCTCGTCGCGGGAGCAGCCGGCGGTGTCGGCCGCGCCGTCGCCCGTGCTGCGGCGGCGGACGGCGCGACCGTCCTGCTGCTCGGGCGCGACCGGAGCCGTCTCGAGGAGGTGCGAGCAGACGTTGCCGCTGTCGGCGAGACCGCGCACGTCGCGGTCGCCGACACGACCTCGGCGCCCCAGCTCAACGACGCCGTGTCATCTCTGCGGCACGACGCGGGCGGCATCGACGTCGTCGTCAACGCCGTCGGCGTCAACCTCAAGGGCCGCCGCCTGGACCAGCTCGAGATCGCCGGCTGGCGGTCGGTGCTGGAGAGCAACCTCGACTCCGCCTTCCTCCTCACGCAGGCGGTACTTCCCGGGTTCCGCGCGGACGGCGGCGGCCTGCTCATCCACATCTCCTCCGTCGCCGCTCTCGTCCCCGACATGTCGGGAGCCGCCTACCAGGCCAGTAAGGCCGGTCTCGCGGCGCTTGCGCGCGCCACCGCGCTGGAAGCCGGTGCCGACGGCGTCCGGGTCACGACGATCTCACCCGGGCTCATCGACACCGACTTCGTCCGCCACCGCCCCACCGCGCCGACGCCCGACGAACTGGCGGGGGCGCTCCGCCCGGAGGACCTCGCCGATCTGTGCCTCGCCGTCATCCGATTGCCCGCCCGGGCGACCGTCAGCGACATCGTCGTGCGGCCTTCCGCGCGCTGA